GGTCTGCGTCCAGTGGAAGCCTTGGCGGCGCACCTCGATGTCCACGCGGGTGGAGAGGGCGTTCACCACGGAGATGCCCACGCCGTGCAGGCCGCCGGACACCGCGTATCCGCCGCCGCCGAACTTGCCGCCGGCGTGCAGCTTCGTCATCACGGTCTCCACGCCGGAGATGCCTTCGCCGGGCACCTCGTCGACGGGGATGCCGCGGCCGTCGTCGACCACGCGGATGCCGTTGTCGGGCAGAATCGACACCTCGATATGGCTGGCGTATCCGGCCAGCGCCTCGTCGACGGAGTTGTCGACGATCTCGTACACCAGATGGTGCAGGCCGCGCGGGCCGGTGGAGCCGATATACATGCCCGGACGGATGCGCACGGCCTCAAGACCTTCGAGCACGCGCAGATCGGAGGCGTCGTAGTGTTCGGGAGTCATGGACTCGTCGAGTTCCCCCTCTTTGAGTTCCATGGTGTTGATGTGTTCGGTGGCAGCGTTCAGTTCGTCTTCTTTGCTTGCCGCTTGTTCCTGCGAATCCGCCACAGGTTGTCCTTCCTGCCTTCGTACGAAGGGTTATCGCCAAGGCATCTCGCCCCAGAACGCACAAAATCGGCCCTCAGAGCGTTTTACCCATACTGTGCGATATTCTACTCGTCCGTGGGGACGTTGCCATTACAGGCCCGTTTTCATCGTAAGCCCGGTATACAAAGCCTTTTCGGCCGATTCGTGGCGCCCTCCGATCGCATGATGGCGCGGGAAGACGCGGCGGAAATCCGCCGGAGGCTTAACGCACCCACCGCCGCTTGAACTGTGCGCTGGCAGGCCCGGTGACCCTGATCTCGCGCACTTCGAGTCCGGCGAGACGTTCGCGCACCACATCGGTGAGCTGTGGGATGAGATAGGTCAGTTGGGTGGCCCATACGCCGGTTTCGGCGCGGATGACGAGCACGCCGTCGACGAAACTGGCGACCTGCGAATGACGGGCGATATTCTCGCCGACCACCTGATCCCAATGGTTGCGCAGTTTGGCGACCATCAGATTCGTATTCCAGGTGGGGTCGCCCGAGATCTGCGTGAGCACGTCGCCCAAGCCTTTGGGATCGCGCCCAGCCTTGCCGAAATTCTCCCAGGCCTCCTCGCGTCTGCGTTGGCGGTCGCGCAGCAGTTCGCCGCGTTTGACCAGCCGTTCGAACACCTGCGCGGGGAGTTTGCGTTCGTCGAGATGCAGGCTTTTCGCCACCGGCGGTTTCATCGCGCGGCCTGCCCATCGACTGTCCGTTCGATTCCAGCCTCGGCGGACCGAACTTCGCGGGCGCGGGCATCGGCGTCATCAGCGACCCGACCGGGATCCTCCACGACCGCCGTCTCATCCGCATCGCCACCGACCAGCGACGCCACATCGATCACTTTGGCTCCGGGCAGCTCGGGCATATCGCTAGCCGCGGCGACGGTGATCAGCACCTGCGGCTGCCCTGCGGCGAATGCCATGATCTGGTTGCGCCGATGCTCGTCGAGCTGGGCGAACACATCGTCGAGGATGACGATCGGCGTGACGTCGGTGACCCGCGCCACGGTTTCGAACAGCGCCATTTTCAGCGCCAACGCCATGGTCCACATCTCCCCGTTGGAGGCGTATTCGCGCGCGGCCATGCCGTTGAGCTCCAGCGCCAGATCGTCGCGCTGGGGGCCGATGAGGTTCACGCCGCGCGCCACCTCACCGGGGTAGATGCGTTGGAAATGCTGGGATATATGGGGGGCCGGATCGTCGAAGGCCATCACCTCGTCGAAGGAGGGGGCGTAACGCAGTTCGACCTGTTCGGTTTCGCCGGCCAGTTCGGCGTAGATGCGCGCGAACGGTTCGGCCAGTTGCTCCACCACCGCATGACGCCGTTTCGTCAGTTCCACGCCGGCTTCGATGAACTGCCCGGTCCAGATCTCCAATCCGGACAGCACGGCGTCGTTCATGCTGGCGACCGCGCCGGAAGCCCCGTTCGCGCCGCGGTCGCCCAACTGCTTGAGCAGGGCGGCCCGCTGGCGGCCGATTTTCGCGAAATTCTGCGTCAAGGCCGCGTATCCCGGCGTCAGCAAGACGCCCGCCTGGTCGAGAAAGCCACGTCGTGTGGCCGGATCCCCCGCCACCATGCGTTGGTCCTCCGGGGTGAAGGTGACGCATGGCACGCGGCCGACGATATCGCGCATATACACGCTGGCACCACCGTTGACGCGTCCGCGGTTCGCACCGCGCGAGGCGATGGTCACCTCATAGGTGGTGGTGCGATCCCCATCCTCGACGTTCGCGCGGATCACCGCGCTGGTCTGCCCCCGTTCGATCAGCGGCAGCGAGGACGAGGCGCGGTGGCTGCCGCCTGTGGACAGCACTTCCACCGCTTCGACGATATTCGTTTTTCCCAATCCGTTCCGCCCTTGCAGCACGTTCACTCCGGGGTTCAGATCCAGCACGCACTGGTGCCAGGAGCGGAAGCGGTCAAGGGCGAGACGGGAGACATGCATGGGGACTAGTTGTTGAAGCGCATCGGCACCAGCAGGTAGCGGTAGTCCATGGATTCCTCGGAATCGGCCTCCTGCTGGCCGTTGAATTCGACGGGCTTGACCGCGGTGGTCATCTTCATGCGCACGAAGGGTTCGGTGATCGCGTTCAGACCTTCGATCAGATAGGAGGGGTTGAACGCCACGGTGATGTCCTCGCCGTCCATATCGATGTCCAGCGTTTCGGTGGCCTGCGCCTCATCGACCGCGCCGGCCGACAGGGTGAGCTCCTGACCGGAGAAGACCATGCGGATCGGGGCGTTGCGCTCGGCCACCAGGGCCACACGCTTGATCGCGCCGATCAGCGACTGCTTGTCGATGATGGCGTGAATCGGGTATTCGTCGGCGAACAGGCGGTCGACGGCCGGGAATTCGCCATCGATCAGCTGCGAGGTCGAGACGCGGCCGGCGTTCTCGAAACCGAGCAGCGACGGATTCTCCGTGTTGAAATCGATGACCACGTTCTGGTGTTCGTTGAGCGAACGGGCCACGTCGCGCAGCAGCGAGCCGCGCACCAGCGTGGTGGTGGTCGTGTCGATGTTCTGCGGGGTCCACGAGAAGCTGGCGCGGGACAGGCGGAAGCGGTCGGTGGAGGTCATCACGACTTTGTCGCCCTGGAATTCCACACGCACGCCGGTGAGCACCGGGCGGTTCTCCTCACGTGAGACGGCGACGGACGCCTGGGCGATGGCCTGCACGAAGGTGGGGGCGTCGACCTGGCCGAGCTTGTCCGGCACGGCCGGCAGATCGGGGTATTCCGAGTCGGGCATCAGCTGCAGCGTGAACGTCGACTTGCCGGAGCTGATGGTCATCGTGGCGTCGGAGGTTTCGAGATAGGTTTTCTCGCCGGCCAGCGCCTTGGTGATATCCGCGAGCAGTTTGCCCTGGACGAGCACGGAACCGGCCTCATCGATACCGGCCTCGATATGGTCGCGTGCGGAGATCTCGTAGTTGAAGGCGTTCAGGCGCAGAGTGCCATCGGCGGCCTCGATGCGGATGCCCGCGAGAATCGGGTTCGACGGACGGGAGTCGATGACGCGGGTGGTCCAGGCTACGGCTTCGGCCAGTGCCGCGGAATCGATTTCGACTTTCATGATGCCTCGTTTCGCTTCGATGGTGCTGTGAACATTCTAGCCATGGGTTGGGCAAGTCAGGAACGTGCGATAGGCGGGCCCTATTGTGACGATGATGATGAATTCAGAAGAACAGTAAGTAGTCACAACAATAAGGGCTGTGGATAATGTGAATAAGTGGGTGCCGGCGGCTGTTTGCAAGGGCTCAGAAGAGGCTCGGCAATGTGGATAACCCCTGTATAGAATGTGGATAAGTCGCCGAGTTATCCACCGGGGATTTTCGGATTTGAAGTTATCCACAATCGGAATGCAGTAATACACGAGTTATCCACCGAAATTTAGGGGTTATCCCACGAGTTATCCGCCGAGTTTACCCACATTTGTGAATAAGTATGTGGATAACTTAGGCCTATAAAGGGGCGGATCATCGGCGTGTTGCGTCGAAAACGGGGAGCCCGAAAGGCCCTTGTCGAGCACAATCGATCCAGGAAACGAAAAAAGCCCGTTTTTCGTCTGTGAAACGGATTCTAAGAGATTTCGTGTCCGAACGAATTTCTCCGTCGCTCTGAGCGACCATTTTCGTCATCCTGAGCGGAACGTGACTTTCTTCGTCATCCTGAGCGGAACGAAGTGGAGTCGAAGGATCTCAAAAGACAACAATCCCTCTGAGTTTCGTGAATATTGCTCTACCGGGTTTTGATCAGAAAAGAAAACGACTATTCGCCGGAATGCTGCTTCAAGCGCATGGTGAGCTCCATAACGTAGTTATAGACCTCGGGTTTCTCCTGCATATCCGTGCTGATGCGGTTATAGGCGTGCATCACCGTGGTGTGGTCCTTGCCGCCGAACACCTGGCCGATATCGAACAGGCTCATGCTGGTCATCTCGCGGGAGAGATACATGGCGATCTGTCTGGCCAGCGCCACATTCTTCGTACGCGCGCGCCCGACCAGATCGTCGAAGGTGAGGTGGAAGTATTTGGCGACCTGGCCGATGATGTCTGCCGGCTTGATTTCCACATCGGTGGTGAAGAAATCCTGCAGCGTCTGCTCGGCCAATGGCCGGGTGACGGGCTGGTTGCTTAAGGAGGCGACCGCGGTGACGCGGGTGAGCGCGCCCTCGAGTTCGCGGATGTTCTCGGTGAAGCGTTCCGCGATCAGATCGAGCACGTCGCTGGGGATTTTCGACCCGTTGATCGAGGCGATCATACGCAGAATCGCGATACGCGTCTCCAGATCCGGCGGCTTGACGTCCACGGTCAAGCCGGATTCGAAGCGCGAGATCAGGCGGGCCTCGAAACCCTTAAGATTCTTCGGCGCCACGTCGGAGGCAATCACGATGCGTTTGTTCGCCTGATGAAGCGCGTTGAAAGTGTGGAAGAACTGGTCGAGCGTGGCTTCCTTATTGCCCAGGAACTGGATGTCGTCGATCAGCAGCACGTCGACCTGGCGATACCGACGATTGAATTCGTTGATCTGGCCCTGGTTCTTGCTGGGATCCTGCAACGCTTCGATGAATTCGTTGGTGAACTCCTCGCTGGTGACGTATCTCACCTTCAACGAGGGGTCCTTGACTAGCGCGTAGTTGCCGATGGCGTTCAACAGATGGGTTTTGCCCAATCCGGATCCGCCATAGATACACAAAGGATTGAAATCCTGCCCCGATCCCTCGGCCACCGCCAACGCCACGGTTCTTGCGAAGCGGTTGGAATCGCCCGGCACGAAGGAATCGAAGGTGAAGTTCTTATTGAGGTGGGTTTCCGGATCACGCTCCACCTTATGCCCCACCGAATACCGCGGTTGCGGCTCGGGCGCGGCGGTCGGCTCGGGCAGGGGTTGCGCCGATCCGAAGGGATCGTGGCCCATATCGTCGATGGAGGGCGGGGCGCTGACGGGGAAAGGCGTGTCGAGCCGGGGCTCATGCTCCACTTTGGGCGGCGCCACTTTGAAGGCGGGGAACATATCCTGTCCGGTGGCCAGCTTCAACGCGCTGAGCAGAGGATCGTTCAATTCGCCCTGCAACGCGGATAATGTGGCGTTGTTCTCCACGCACAACACGATGGTCGGTCCGAACACGCCTTCGGCCACCACCCCCTCCAACCATCCACGATGGCGGGGGGTAAGCGAAGGCTTGGCTTTCATAATTGCCAGAACATCCGACCATATTCGCGCCGCTTCGATGGCGGGGTCATTCGGCTGATCTGCCATAGTGGCCCTTCCTCTCGAAGCAGAACTAACACACGAAGTAATACAGTAGGCTATGTTTACTCTTTTTTCGTCGAGTTATCCACCGGCGCGCGTGTTGGAATAGCCCAAATGTGAATAACATTCGTGTAATTTGTGGATAACTTTCGAGCCTGTTGGGGCTATTTTCCAACGAAACCACGCCCTATACCCTTTTAGGGGCCCCTGAGGAAATGTGAACGACCCGTCTGGGATTTTGACTTCGGGGCAGGGGTAAGAGTACCTTGGTAGAGCTTGACTCACGTGAGAGCCGCGCGTAAGCGTGGCTGAATGACCTAGGAGACTAAGAACCATGAAGAGGACCTTCCAGCCGAACAACCGTCGTCGTCACATGAAGCACGGCTTCCGCCTGCGCATGCGCACCCGCTCCGGCCGCGCTGTGATCAACCGTCGTCGCGCCAAGGGCCGCAAGTCCCTCTCCGCCTGATCCATTCGGCTCGGCACACGCAAGTGGAGCGGCTGAAAAGCCATCGTGACTTTGTCACCGTACTGAAACGGCGTCGTAAAGTATCCCGGAACGATATCGTCGTGCACTTTGTGGTGCGCGACGATTCCAGTTCGTTGCGGGAGCGTCGTTTGGGACTTGCGGTGTCCAAATCGGTTGGCAATGCGGTCGCCCGCAATGCGGTGAAACGTCGGTTCCGCGTATTGGCCCGCCAATACGAAGATGAGCTGCCTGAACGATGCGATGTGGTGATGAGGGCCAAGCCTTCAGCCGCCACCGCCTCCTTCCAATCGTTGGATGAGCAGGTTCGCTCCTCGTTTGGCGCCATCGCCAGGAAGACGGTGGATGCGCGATGAGTATGGCGGCACGAGGAATGATCCGGGCGGTGCGTTGGTATCAGCGCCACTGGTCGGTCAACCGTGCCGTGCCGTGCTGTCGCTATTACCCCAGCTGCTCCAACTACGCGATCGAAGCCTTGCGGCGTTACGGCGCATGGCGGGGTGGCGTGTTGGCGGTGCTGCGTTTGCTGCGATGCAGGCCGTGGAGCCGAGGCGGCATCGACGATGTTCCCCAACGGTATTCCGTGCTGTACCGGTTCCGTTGGTCGAAAGCCCACGAAGAGCCACGATTGACGCCGTTACCGGTTGACAAGTAGAGGATTCCATCATGAATACAGATCAATTCCTTCTGGATAGCGGCTTTTGGGGCTGGCTGTACAAGATTTTGACGCCGGTCGAGTGGCTGATGACCCAGATCATGGATATCTTCCATAATCTGCTGGTCGCCATCGGTATGAATCCGATCGGCTTCTCGTGGGTGCTGTCGATCATCTTCCTGGTGCTGGTGGTGCATGCGTGCATCTTCCCCATCTATTACAAGCAGATGTTGTCGATGCGCAATATGCAGGCGATCCAGCCGAAGATGCAGCGCATTCAGAACAAGTACAAAGGCAAGACGGACCAGGCCAGTAAAGAGGCCATGAGCCGTGAGATGATGAAGCTGTACCAGGACAACAACGCCAATCCGGCCGGCTCCTGCCTGCCGATGTTGGTGCAGGGCCCTGTGTTCATGTGCATGTTCTACACGCTTTCGGCCATTCCCTACATCGCCGAGGGCAAGCGCGACGCGTTGGGCGCCTTCGATGTCGAGACCGCCCAGCAATTCTCCCAGACCACGGTGTTCGGCGTGAACGTCACCGACACCTTCAACAGCTCCGCCACGCACGGCAAAATCATCATCGGTATCTTCGTGTTCCTGATGTGCGCCTGCATGTGGTTCATGCAGTACAACAACATGAAGCGCAATATGGCGCCGAACGCCGGCAACAAGCAGGCCGAGACCATGCAGAAGATGATGCTGTGGGTGTTCCCGGTGATGTACATCTTCTCCGGCGTTGTCATGCCGTTCGCCGTGTTGGTCTACTGGCTGACCAACAACATCTGCAATTTGCTGCGTTCCATGTGGCAGGTCTACGCTTTCCCGACTCCCGGCTCGCCCGCTGCGGAGGCGAAGAAGATTCGCGACCACAAGCATGAGAACGAGAAGCGCGCCCGTGCCGGAGAGCCCTCCCTTGAAGAGGAGGCGCTGATCAAGGCCAAGGAAGAGGCGGAGCGCAAGCAGGTCCAGGGCTATCAGCGCCAGCAGCCCCAGCGTAAGCGCAAGAAGAAATGACCGTGATATGGCCGCCGAGTTCTTCGGCGGCCATGACTCTATAACTGAACATCGATCGTGATGGTGTTTCACGTGAAACACCAAGTGTTCCATAACCGTCGGCATCGTCGAACCGGAACACGACTAGACTGAAAAGCTATGGACTTGACCGCCGCATAAAGGAGTATTGATATGGCTCAAGACGACGAGAGGACGATGGATCAGCTCAACGATGAAGCTGATATCGCCGCGGATTATCTGGAGGGTTTGCTTGATATCGCCGATTATGAAGGCGACATCGAGATGGGTGTGCGCAACGGTCGTCCGATGGTGCAGATCGTCGCGGATGACGATACCGATATCAAGCATCTGATCGGTAGCAATGGTGAAGTGGTCGACGCTCTGCAGCAGCTCACCCGACTTGCCGTGCAGCAGAAAACCGGTGAGCGTTCGCATCTGATCGTGGATGTCGACGGATTCCTGAAGCGCAAGCGCCAGCGTCTGCGCGATATCGCTTTGGATGCCATCGACGATGTGAAGGAGACCGGTGAGCCGGTCGACCTGAAGCCGATGAACTCCTTTGAGCGCAAGGTCGTACATGATGTGGTGCGTGAGGAGGGATTGAAGTCCCGCTCCCATGGTGAGGAACCGCGTCGTTACGTCACGGTGTATCTCAAGAACTCTGCTGAATCCGCTGAGATGATCGACGAAATCGTTGATGATTCCATTGAGGATGCCATCGACGAGTAAGAGGTTTCACGTGAAACATCGAGGGAGTCAATGACTCCCTCTTTTGCTGAACGTCGGAAGGGGATCTATGACCGATCAGCTTGATGGCTCATCCATACTTGTCGATGTGCTGGGTGACGCATTGCCTGCGATGACGATGTTTCACGTGAAACTCACCAATGAAGGTGAGCCACGAGGATTGATCGGTCCGCGGGATGTCGATATTCTCTGGGAGCGGCATATTCTCAATTCCGCCGCTATCGTGCCGTTCATACGAGAGTCGATCGGTGACCGAGCCAATGCCACTGTGGCTGATATCGGCAGCGGTGGTGGATTTCCCGGTATCGTCGCTGCGTCCTGTCTGCCGGAATGTCGATTCACGTTGGTCGAACCAATGGAACGCCGTGTGGAATGGCTGAAGGAATGTGTGGAGGAATGCGGACTGCGCAATGTGACCGTGGTGCGTGCCCGTTCGGAGGAAGTGATCGCCGATATCCGTAAACACCGCGTTCGACCGTTTGATGTGGTGACCTGTCGCGCCGTGGCACCGATGACGAAACTCTCCGGATGGACGTTGCCATTGCTGAAACCGCATGGCCGACTGGTGGCGTTGAAAGGACGTTCCGCTCAGGCGGAGCTCACCAAGGCGTCACAGGAGATCGCACGATATGGTGGTCAGCGTCCGCGGGTTGTGGAGGCGCCTGTGGGGGATGGGCTGGAACCCACCCACGTGGTGCTGGTGGATAAGCGGTAGCCGAGTTATCCACATTTTGTCGAGTTCAAAAAGTTATCCACAATATTGCACAGCGTTGTCCACGATCTAGAAAACATTGCAATATCAACGATTACAAGAAGGGGTGTTCGGAATTTCCGTGCGTGAATCCACAGTTATCCACAGTTATCCACATTTATGTGGATAACTGTGGATAGTGGTTCGCCATGTCCATACGCATAGGAACACTTGGAACAAGTCCCATGGTCAAGGAGGTACGATGACTGGCTCGCATGATACGTCGCAGCCGATGGAATCAGCGTCGGATACGTTGCAGCGTATCTTTGACAGCGACTCGTCGTCGGTGGGGATGCAGATGGCGGAGGAGTCCTCGCGTTATGACGCATTGAAACATGCCCGGTTCCCGCGTCCGGCCCGTACCCGCCGCATCGCCGTCGCCAATCAGAAAGGCGGTGTCGGCAAAACCACATCCACGGTGAATGTCGCCGCCGCACTTGCCGATAACGGAGCCCATGTGTTGGTGATCGATATGGATCCGCAGGGCAACGCCTCCACCGCATTGGGAATCGACCATACGTCGGGTAAACCGTCGGTATATGAGGTTCTGGAAGGACGACTCCCTATGGCGGAGGTGGTGTCCACATGCCCGCAGCTACCCACTTTGGATGTGGTGCCCGCCTCCATCGACCTCAGTGGCGCGGAATTGGAAGTGGCTGAACTGCCGAATCGCAATACGCTGCTTAAAGAGGCGTTGGATGTCTACCTTGACGATCCCGACATCCATTACGATTATGTGTTCATCGATTGCCCACCCAGTCTGGGACTTCTGGTGATCAACGCGATGTGCGCGGTCACCGAGATGATGATCCCCATTCAGGCGGAATATTATGCCTTGGAAGGATTGGGGCAGCTGATCAACACCATCGGTTTGGTGCAGCAGCATTTCAATCCCGTGCTGTTGGTATCCACCATGCTGATCACGATGTTCGATAAACGAACCTTGCTCAGCCGTGAGGTGTTCGGCGAGGTGAAGGGACATTACCCCAACATCGTGCTCGACGCGACGATACCGCGGACGGTGAAGATATCCGAGGCGCCGAGCTTTTCCCAAAGCGTGGTGACCTACGATCCCAAAGGCATGGGCGCCATCGCCTACGGCGAGGCGGCATTGGAAATTGCACGTCGTTCCCCGAGCGTGTTGGAAGCGATTGATGCGAGGAGGAATAACGCATGACTTCGAAATCCCGACTTGGCAAAGGATTGGGCGCGCTGTTCCCGGCATTGCCCGGAGAAAATCCGGTGGAGGCCACAGCGACGCCTACCGAACAGCCCGTCACGCAACAGCCTGCGCCTATGACGAGTACGACGGCGAAAGTGCGGAACAAAACAGCGGATTCCACCGCGAACAACTCGGCGAAGGAATCAGTCTCCGCCAAATCCGCGCGTTCCAAGCGCGCCTCGATGCCGGCACTCGATGAGATAACCCATCCCAGCGATCTGTTCTTTGGTGGCGCCGATGTCGCGACGGCGTCCGATACGGCCTCCGATGATGGGAAACCCACAGCGTCGACGTCTTCAATCGGCTCGAAAACCTCCAAGCGATCGACAAAAACGACCGCCGATAGCGCGGCGAAAACAACGGAGAAGGATGTTTCACGTGAAACATTGAAGCAGGATACAGCCGATAACGCGGCCGAACCTGAGCTCAATCCCGTTGAGGGGGGCTATCTGGCGGAATTAAGCCTCAACGAGATCGGCCCCAATGCACATCAGCCGCGAACGGTATTCGATGAGGACGATCTGAACGAGCTGGCCGCCTCGATCACCGAAGTCGGTGTGCTCCAGCCCATTGTGGTGCGCCGGCGTCCCGCCGAGCAAATCGCCGCCGCGCAACAGTCCGGCGCTCAGGCCGAATCCGGCAACCATTCCGTCGGCGCGATGGACAGTCCATACGAGCTGATTATGGGCGAGCGTCGTTGGAGGGCTTCGCAGCTGGCGGGTTTGGAGACCATCCCGGCCATTGTGAAAACCACATCCGATGACGATATGCTCCGTGACGCGTTGCTGGAGAATCTGCATCGCGTGGCGCTGAACCCTTTGGAAGAGGCCGCGGCCTATCAGCAGATGATCGAGGAGTTCGGTCTGACGCAGGCGCAGTTGTCGAAATCGGTGTCCAAATCCCGTCCGCAGATCGCCAACACGCTACGTCTGCTGAATCTGCCGGCATTGGTGCAGAAAAAAGTCGCCGCGGGCGTGCTCAGCGCGGGCCACGCACGCGCGTTGCTCGGCCTGACCGACGTCGACGAGATGGATAAGCTGGCAACGCGCATCATCGCCGAAGGACTGTCGGTGCGGAGCACCGAAGAGATCGTGGCGATGAAGGTCGCCGCGGGGGAGCAGCCCAAGAAGGTCAAAACCAGCAAAACCAATCCGTGGGTCGGCTCGGCGATCCAACAGAGCCTGGAGAACCATTTCGACACCAAGGTGGCCATCAAAGGCACCGCCAAGCATGGTCGCATCGAAATTGTGTTCTCCTCTCCGGAGGATATGGACCGCATCCTCTCGCTTCTTGTCCCCGGAAGTGAAGCCACCGTCTCCACCGAATCCCAGTGGGTGTAGTCTTTACGGACCACGCCCGTTCCTGTCGGTTAAACGCGCCTTTTCCGTCATCCTGAGCGAAGCGAACGAAGTCGAAGGATCTCCAATCTCGTCAATCGGAGATCTTTTGACTCCACTGCGTTCCGCTCAGGATGACAGCAAGATATGCTTCGCCTAAGAGATACGGAAAACTCGCCTCATGGAACAACAGGAGAGGGATCTATAGGGAGGCGTTGGAAACACCTCCCCGTATACGGGTTTAGAACACCTCCACGCGCTCGATGTAGAGCTGGTTATTCGGCAGGCTGTCGATCGGCACCCAGAGCAGCAGATCCTGCGTGTTCACCACACGGGTGAAACGCACTTCGGTGGTGCCGCCCTCCGCGAAGGTGAAATCGGCCACCTGTTCGCCTTGGGTGGGATCCGAATCGCTGTTGGCGATGATGTAGCCCCTACCGCCCGAGGAACGGATGGTGATCGTCATACGATAGGTGTCCTGCGGCTGGTCGAGTCGCATATGGAAGGCGTAGCCCTGCTGTCCGGCGGGG
Above is a window of Bifidobacterium eulemuris DNA encoding:
- a CDS encoding ParA family protein, with the protein product MESASDTLQRIFDSDSSSVGMQMAEESSRYDALKHARFPRPARTRRIAVANQKGGVGKTTSTVNVAAALADNGAHVLVIDMDPQGNASTALGIDHTSGKPSVYEVLEGRLPMAEVVSTCPQLPTLDVVPASIDLSGAELEVAELPNRNTLLKEALDVYLDDPDIHYDYVFIDCPPSLGLLVINAMCAVTEMMIPIQAEYYALEGLGQLINTIGLVQQHFNPVLLVSTMLITMFDKRTLLSREVFGEVKGHYPNIVLDATIPRTVKISEAPSFSQSVVTYDPKGMGAIAYGEAALEIARRSPSVLEAIDARRNNA
- a CDS encoding ParB/RepB/Spo0J family partition protein produces the protein MTSKSRLGKGLGALFPALPGENPVEATATPTEQPVTQQPAPMTSTTAKVRNKTADSTANNSAKESVSAKSARSKRASMPALDEITHPSDLFFGGADVATASDTASDDGKPTASTSSIGSKTSKRSTKTTADSAAKTTEKDVSRETLKQDTADNAAEPELNPVEGGYLAELSLNEIGPNAHQPRTVFDEDDLNELAASITEVGVLQPIVVRRRPAEQIAAAQQSGAQAESGNHSVGAMDSPYELIMGERRWRASQLAGLETIPAIVKTTSDDDMLRDALLENLHRVALNPLEEAAAYQQMIEEFGLTQAQLSKSVSKSRPQIANTLRLLNLPALVQKKVAAGVLSAGHARALLGLTDVDEMDKLATRIIAEGLSVRSTEEIVAMKVAAGEQPKKVKTSKTNPWVGSAIQQSLENHFDTKVAIKGTAKHGRIEIVFSSPEDMDRILSLLVPGSEATVSTESQWV